The following are encoded together in the Bacillus sp. NP157 genome:
- a CDS encoding ABC transporter ATP-binding protein codes for MIEFDHVHKGFGDHVVIDDLSLRVDDGEFFVLVGPSGSGKSTLLRTVNRLVHVDRGRVLVNGKDVATQPIEALRRTIGYAIQSVGLFPHRTVAENIATVPRLLGWSKADIDARVAELITLLKLDEPGMAERYPDTLSGGQAQRVGVARALAARPCIVLMDEPFGALDPLTRESLQASVKAIQRDTGTAMLFVTHDMDEAFRLGDRVGLMLDGKLAQVGTPLELIRAPANERVNEFVGGTRAYLRELAVRRVSDVLKPDRHDATHDGAHDATRERTKPATHHATHEGTPRAAHASAADTDAVAIPADATLQDALGAMLAQRRDRLPVEGGGVILLADIVARPT; via the coding sequence ATGATCGAGTTCGACCACGTCCACAAGGGCTTCGGCGACCACGTGGTGATCGACGACCTTTCGCTACGCGTGGACGACGGCGAATTCTTCGTGCTGGTCGGCCCATCGGGCTCGGGCAAGTCGACCTTGCTACGCACGGTGAACCGCCTGGTCCACGTCGATCGCGGCCGCGTGCTGGTCAACGGCAAGGACGTCGCGACCCAGCCGATCGAAGCCCTGCGCCGCACGATCGGCTACGCGATCCAGTCGGTCGGCCTGTTCCCGCATCGCACGGTGGCCGAGAACATCGCCACGGTGCCGCGCCTGCTCGGCTGGTCGAAGGCAGACATCGACGCCCGCGTCGCCGAGCTGATCACCCTGCTCAAGCTCGACGAACCCGGCATGGCCGAGCGTTATCCAGACACGCTGTCCGGTGGCCAGGCCCAGCGCGTCGGCGTCGCGCGTGCGCTCGCGGCGCGCCCGTGCATCGTGTTGATGGACGAACCCTTCGGCGCGCTCGATCCGCTTACGCGCGAATCGCTGCAGGCCAGCGTCAAGGCGATCCAGCGCGACACCGGCACGGCGATGCTGTTCGTCACCCACGACATGGACGAAGCCTTCCGCCTCGGCGACCGCGTCGGCCTGATGCTCGACGGCAAGCTCGCCCAGGTCGGCACGCCACTGGAACTGATCCGCGCGCCCGCGAACGAGCGGGTCAACGAATTCGTCGGCGGCACGCGCGCCTACCTGCGCGAACTCGCCGTGCGCCGGGTCAGCGACGTGCTGAAACCCGATCGCCACGACGCCACGCACGACGGCGCGCACGATGCCACCCGCGAGCGCACGAAGCCGGCCACGCACCACGCGACGCACGAGGGCACGCCGCGCGCGGCACACGCCAGCGCGGCCGATACGGACGCCGTCGCCATCCCCGCCGACGCCACGCTGCAGGACGCCCTCGGTGCCATGCTCGCCCAGCGTCGCGACCGTCTCCCCGTCGAGGGTGGCGGCGTCATCCTGCTCGCCGACATCGTGGCCCGGCCGACGTGA
- a CDS encoding ABC transporter permease encodes MTRPRRTDTLTAATATAGSPVGARPRAIATPPHAPGRAIAWLAPTILVALLLTLPHATPLFHAWFPEVTHPLYWRTSFAQLALAHALLVVVATAIAIVAGLSLGILATRPAGRSLLPTVRAVAVIGQTFPPVAVLAIAVPLLGFGAAPTLLALALYGVLPVLGQTIAGLQQVPASALHAADGMGYGRWRRLWEVELPLAAGPIMAGVRLSAIVSVGTATIGSAVGAATLGAPIVEGLVGNNTAYVVQGALLVGALALTVDSALGTVERRVKRHRPEHGTL; translated from the coding sequence GTGACCAGGCCACGCCGCACGGACACATTAACCGCAGCCACCGCGACGGCGGGCTCTCCCGTAGGAGCGCGCCCGCGCGCGATCGCAACGCCACCGCATGCCCCAGGTCGCGCAATCGCGTGGCTTGCCCCAACCATCCTTGTCGCGCTCCTGCTCACGCTCCCGCATGCCACCCCGCTTTTCCACGCGTGGTTCCCCGAGGTCACCCACCCGCTGTACTGGCGCACCTCGTTCGCCCAGCTCGCCCTCGCGCACGCGCTGCTGGTGGTCGTCGCCACCGCCATCGCCATCGTCGCCGGCCTCTCGCTCGGCATCCTCGCCACGCGCCCCGCCGGCCGCTCGCTGCTGCCGACCGTGCGTGCCGTCGCCGTGATCGGGCAGACCTTCCCACCCGTGGCCGTGCTCGCCATCGCGGTACCGCTACTCGGCTTCGGCGCCGCGCCGACCCTCCTCGCGCTGGCGCTGTACGGCGTCCTGCCCGTGCTCGGCCAGACCATCGCCGGCCTGCAACAGGTGCCCGCCAGCGCATTGCACGCGGCCGATGGCATGGGTTACGGGCGCTGGCGAAGGCTGTGGGAGGTCGAGCTACCGCTCGCCGCGGGGCCGATCATGGCCGGCGTGAGGCTCTCGGCGATCGTCAGCGTCGGCACGGCGACGATCGGCTCGGCCGTGGGCGCCGCGACGCTGGGTGCGCCGATCGTCGAAGGACTGGTAGGCAACAACACCGCGTACGTCGTCCAGGGCGCACTGCTGGTCGGCGCACTGGCGCTGACGGTAGATAGCGCCCTCGGCACCGTCGAACGCCGCGTTAAACGACACCGCCCCGAACACGGAACGCTGTAG
- a CDS encoding M13 family metallopeptidase — MVTRILAAAIACGLATSALAAGAPSGIDLKGIDHAVQPGDDFNQYANGGWLKTAQIPADRASTGIFLQVFQKAEQRNADLIKAAGDGKAAAGSNERLIADYYKAFMDQAAIEKAGLKPLQPALDRIAAINDRQALSTALGAQLRADVDPINATHLETEHLLGLFVAQGLEDPSKNVPYLLQGGLGMPNRDYYLKTDKDMVEARTKYAAYVQAILAAAGDRNAADEAKSIVALETKLAEAQGSIVDSEDVHKANNPWPRTAFASKAPGLDWNAYFTAAGLNDQPTFIVWQPATVTKFAALVGSEPLDTWKAWLRFHAINENANGLLGEKFDGPSFEFYGKTLTGTPKQRDRWKRGVGRVNADLGDAVGQIYVKKYFPATSRAEVQDMVKNILKAFDERVGNLEWMTPATREKAKAKIATIKVGVGYPDTWRDYSKLEIKPDDAVGNHQRAVLAEYAHQKAKLGKPVDRDEWWMTPQTVNAVNLPLQNALNFPAAILEAPFFDPKADAASNYGSIGAVIGHEISHSFDNLGAEFDAQGRMANWWTDADQKHFKDAGQRLVEQFNQYEALPGLHVNGQQTLGENIADVSGLTIAYAAYKESLGGKPAPVIDGLSGDQRFFLAFAQSWREKTRDAALRQQVVGDVHAPGNFRAQTVRNLDAWYDAFQPKAGQKLYLDPKQRVKIW; from the coding sequence ATGGTCACCAGGATCCTCGCCGCGGCCATCGCCTGCGGCCTCGCCACCAGCGCCCTCGCCGCCGGCGCACCCTCCGGCATCGACCTCAAAGGCATCGACCACGCCGTCCAACCCGGCGACGACTTCAACCAGTACGCCAACGGCGGCTGGCTCAAGACCGCACAGATCCCCGCCGACCGCGCCAGCACCGGCATCTTCCTGCAGGTCTTCCAGAAAGCCGAACAACGCAACGCCGACCTCATCAAGGCCGCCGGCGACGGCAAGGCCGCCGCAGGTAGCAACGAACGCCTGATCGCCGACTACTACAAAGCCTTCATGGACCAGGCCGCCATCGAAAAGGCCGGCCTCAAGCCCCTGCAGCCCGCGCTCGACAGGATCGCCGCGATCAACGACCGCCAGGCCCTGTCCACCGCCCTCGGTGCCCAGCTGCGCGCCGACGTCGACCCGATCAACGCCACCCACCTCGAAACCGAGCACCTGCTCGGCCTGTTCGTCGCCCAGGGCCTCGAAGACCCATCGAAAAACGTCCCCTACCTGCTGCAGGGCGGCCTGGGCATGCCCAACCGCGACTACTACCTGAAGACCGACAAGGACATGGTCGAGGCGCGCACGAAGTATGCCGCCTACGTGCAGGCGATCCTCGCCGCGGCCGGCGACAGGAACGCCGCCGACGAGGCGAAGTCCATCGTCGCGCTGGAAACCAAACTCGCCGAAGCGCAGGGCTCGATCGTCGACAGCGAAGACGTGCACAAGGCGAACAACCCGTGGCCGCGTACCGCGTTCGCGAGCAAGGCACCTGGCCTGGACTGGAACGCGTACTTCACCGCCGCCGGCCTCAACGACCAGCCGACCTTCATCGTGTGGCAGCCGGCCACCGTGACGAAGTTCGCCGCCCTCGTCGGCAGCGAACCGCTGGATACCTGGAAGGCCTGGCTGCGCTTCCATGCGATCAACGAGAACGCCAACGGCCTGCTCGGCGAGAAGTTCGACGGACCGTCGTTCGAGTTCTACGGCAAGACGCTGACCGGCACGCCGAAGCAGCGTGATCGCTGGAAGCGTGGCGTGGGTCGGGTCAATGCCGACCTCGGCGACGCCGTCGGCCAGATCTACGTGAAGAAGTACTTCCCGGCCACGTCGCGCGCGGAAGTGCAGGACATGGTCAAGAACATCCTGAAGGCGTTCGACGAACGCGTCGGTAACCTCGAATGGATGACCCCGGCGACGCGCGAGAAGGCCAAGGCGAAGATCGCGACGATCAAGGTCGGCGTGGGTTATCCGGACACCTGGCGCGATTACTCGAAGCTGGAGATCAAGCCGGACGATGCCGTGGGTAACCACCAGCGCGCCGTGCTCGCCGAGTACGCGCACCAGAAGGCCAAGCTGGGCAAGCCGGTCGATCGCGACGAGTGGTGGATGACGCCGCAGACGGTCAACGCGGTGAACCTGCCGTTGCAGAACGCGCTGAACTTCCCGGCGGCGATCCTCGAAGCCCCGTTCTTCGACCCGAAGGCGGACGCCGCGTCGAACTACGGTTCGATCGGTGCGGTGATCGGCCACGAGATCAGCCACAGCTTCGACAACCTCGGTGCCGAGTTCGATGCCCAGGGCCGCATGGCCAACTGGTGGACCGACGCCGACCAGAAGCACTTCAAGGATGCGGGCCAGCGCCTGGTCGAGCAGTTCAACCAGTACGAAGCCCTGCCCGGCCTGCACGTCAACGGCCAGCAGACCCTCGGCGAGAACATCGCCGACGTCTCCGGCCTGACCATCGCCTACGCGGCTTACAAGGAAAGCCTGGGTGGCAAGCCGGCTCCGGTGATCGACGGGCTCAGCGGCGACCAGCGCTTCTTCCTCGCCTTCGCCCAGAGCTGGCGGGAGAAGACCCGCGATGCCGCCCTGCGCCAGCAGGTCGTCGGCGACGTGCATGCCCCGGGCAACTTCCGCGCGCAGACGGTACGCAACCTCGACGCGTGGTACGACGCGTTCCAGCCGAAGGCGGGGCAGAAGCTCTACCTTGATCCGAAGCAGCGGGTGAAGATCTGGTAA
- a CDS encoding iron-containing redox enzyme family protein translates to MNARFELTGPQMDIASYPTWAQDMVTSCEDARHAIVRHDMWNHMTAATLDPEATRNFMVGVWPVIERFPGYMAHSLLKTRFGRSPGDDLARRWLVRNIRVEQNHAEYWLNWAESAGVSRADVLSAEPPKGSQALADWCEEVSRNDSLAAGIAATNYAVEGATGDWSQIVYESSTYAESLPITGRKAGLRWLQLHAAYDDTHPWEALEIVCTLLGTNPPVDQVEHIKECVRRSYVSMSITLDRCMDVVGSYRTLSEVAA, encoded by the coding sequence ATGAATGCACGTTTTGAACTGACCGGCCCGCAGATGGACATCGCCAGCTATCCGACCTGGGCACAGGACATGGTCACGTCCTGTGAGGATGCACGGCACGCGATCGTTCGCCACGACATGTGGAACCACATGACCGCGGCAACCTTGGACCCCGAAGCCACCCGCAACTTCATGGTGGGGGTCTGGCCAGTCATCGAACGCTTCCCGGGCTACATGGCCCATAGCCTGCTCAAGACCCGCTTCGGCCGCAGCCCCGGCGACGACCTCGCCCGGCGCTGGCTCGTCCGCAACATCCGCGTCGAACAGAACCACGCGGAGTACTGGCTGAACTGGGCCGAATCCGCAGGCGTGTCGCGCGCCGACGTCCTCTCGGCCGAGCCGCCCAAGGGCAGCCAGGCCCTGGCCGACTGGTGCGAGGAGGTCAGCCGCAACGACTCCCTCGCGGCCGGCATCGCGGCAACCAACTACGCGGTGGAAGGGGCGACCGGGGATTGGTCGCAGATCGTCTATGAAAGCAGCACCTACGCGGAGAGTTTGCCGATTACCGGCCGCAAAGCCGGGCTCCGCTGGCTTCAGCTTCACGCCGCTTATGACGATACCCATCCGTGGGAAGCGCTCGAGATCGTCTGCACCCTCCTCGGGACCAACCCCCCCGTGGACCAGGTGGAGCACATCAAGGAGTGCGTCCGTCGCAGCTACGTCAGCATGAGCATCACGCTTGACCGCTGCATGGACGTGGTCGGCTCGTATCGCACCTTGAGCGAGGTGGCCGCGTAA